A stretch of the Fusobacterium varium genome encodes the following:
- a CDS encoding putative periplasmic transport protein, with translation MLKKLFMILLSCTILFSACSDDKAETSAKTMKEKLIVAQDGEPKSLDVHQGNDGFSLRANKLIYSRLVESDGDMNILPGLAESWKQIDDKTMQFKLRKGVKFHNGYDFTAEDVKFSFDRMANSPRIAFVLPPIEKVEVVDDYTVNIVTKTPFGPLLAHLSHPALGIVSKKLIIEDEQSFKDHPVGTGSYKFKEWIPGDSLTLEKNEDYFDKKNGLKYIVFKNIVEASNRTIGLETGEIDISIAVSSVDENTIKNNPKLQLITKPSISYSYVGMNTQKTPLNDVRVRKAINYAVDKQAIVDVILNGSGKIATSPIAPGVFGFTDKTKNYEYNVEKARELMKEAGYENGFKTSILVFGGEANTQTAEILQAYLKEIGIDLRIDVVEVSAYWDATEKGRHNLFLGSWGVVTGDADYGLYAMYHSSAKGGAGNRDFYENPKVDELLDKAKMTTDPEERKKLYEEIQLLIVDDAPDIMLYNRILAVGAQKNVKGLNIHPVTLHDFSTVYIED, from the coding sequence ATGTTAAAAAAATTATTTATGATTTTATTAAGCTGTACAATACTTTTTTCTGCATGTTCAGATGATAAAGCAGAAACTTCAGCAAAAACTATGAAAGAAAAACTTATAGTAGCCCAGGATGGAGAACCTAAATCATTAGATGTTCATCAGGGAAATGATGGTTTTTCATTAAGAGCCAACAAACTTATTTATTCAAGACTGGTGGAATCAGATGGTGATATGAATATTCTGCCTGGATTAGCAGAATCTTGGAAACAAATAGATGACAAAACTATGCAGTTCAAATTAAGAAAAGGAGTAAAATTCCATAATGGATATGATTTTACTGCTGAAGATGTTAAGTTTTCATTTGATAGAATGGCTAATTCACCTAGAATAGCTTTTGTTCTTCCTCCTATTGAAAAAGTAGAAGTTGTTGATGATTATACTGTAAATATTGTTACTAAGACACCATTTGGTCCATTACTTGCACATCTTTCTCATCCTGCGTTAGGAATTGTAAGTAAAAAACTTATTATTGAAGATGAGCAAAGTTTTAAAGATCATCCTGTTGGTACTGGAAGTTATAAATTTAAAGAGTGGATACCTGGTGATAGTTTGACTCTTGAAAAAAATGAAGATTATTTTGATAAAAAAAATGGACTTAAATATATAGTATTTAAAAATATTGTAGAAGCTTCTAACAGAACTATTGGATTAGAAACTGGAGAAATAGACATCTCAATAGCTGTAAGTTCTGTAGATGAGAATACTATAAAAAATAACCCTAAACTTCAGCTAATTACAAAACCTTCTATTTCTTATTCTTATGTTGGAATGAATACACAAAAAACTCCATTAAACGATGTAAGAGTCAGAAAAGCTATAAACTATGCTGTAGATAAACAAGCTATTGTTGATGTAATTCTTAATGGAAGTGGTAAAATAGCTACTTCTCCTATAGCTCCAGGAGTTTTTGGGTTTACTGATAAAACTAAAAACTATGAATACAATGTGGAAAAAGCTCGTGAATTGATGAAAGAAGCTGGATATGAAAATGGATTTAAAACAAGTATTTTAGTGTTTGGAGGAGAAGCTAATACTCAAACTGCTGAAATACTTCAAGCCTATTTAAAAGAAATTGGTATTGATTTGAGAATAGATGTAGTAGAAGTCAGTGCTTACTGGGATGCTACAGAAAAAGGAAGACATAACCTTTTCTTAGGTTCATGGGGAGTAGTAACTGGAGATGCTGACTATGGACTTTATGCAATGTATCATTCATCTGCAAAAGGTGGAGCTGGTAACAGAGATTTCTATGAAAATCCAAAAGTTGATGAACTTTTAGATAAAGCTAAAATGACTACTGATCCCGAAGAAAGAAAGAAGCTTTATGAAGAAATTCAATTATTAATAGTGGATGATGCACCTGATATCATGCTTTACAACAGAATATTAGCTGTTGGTGCTCAAAAAAATGTGAAAGGATTAAATATCCATCCAGTTACTCTTCATGACTTCAGCACTGTTTATATTGAAGATTAA
- a CDS encoding putative transcriptional regulator translates to MLDDNVKTQKMVEIAKMYYEEDLTQNDIAKRLGVSRPLVSKLLADAKTAGIVTIQINSPFVSNEFLMEEIKKKYDIDGGMVIPQADTDYLTDQVILNNIISYMNNDLKKYRKFGLGWGKNIGDLVQKLEISEKRIELEGYVCPLVGNISMPTKDFHSNELIRIFSQMTFLKPYYLFAPAFLATEQEKNLFMNIENYKDIKRLWEKLDVAILGIGNHPSVPDLATASRFGNNLQKEKAIGNILSYYYDINGNFITGDDDFSIEIPLEDLRKIEHVIGICSSKTSKDAVIGALKTGIITHLVIDESTAKEII, encoded by the coding sequence ATGTTAGATGATAACGTTAAAACTCAAAAAATGGTAGAAATAGCCAAGATGTATTATGAAGAAGATCTTACCCAAAATGATATAGCAAAACGATTAGGGGTATCTCGTCCTCTTGTGAGCAAATTACTTGCTGACGCAAAAACGGCTGGTATAGTTACTATTCAAATAAACTCTCCATTTGTGAGTAATGAATTTCTTATGGAAGAGATCAAAAAGAAATATGATATTGATGGAGGGATGGTTATTCCTCAAGCTGACACAGACTATCTTACTGATCAGGTAATATTAAACAATATAATATCATATATGAACAATGATCTGAAAAAATATAGAAAATTTGGACTTGGATGGGGAAAAAATATCGGTGACCTTGTTCAAAAACTTGAAATTTCAGAGAAAAGAATCGAACTTGAAGGTTATGTATGTCCTTTAGTGGGGAACATTTCTATGCCTACTAAAGATTTTCATTCAAATGAATTGATAAGAATATTTTCTCAAATGACTTTTCTCAAGCCATATTATCTCTTTGCTCCTGCATTTTTAGCTACTGAACAGGAGAAAAATCTGTTTATGAATATTGAAAATTATAAAGATATAAAAAGATTATGGGAAAAACTTGATGTAGCTATTTTGGGCATTGGAAATCATCCATCTGTTCCTGACCTTGCTACAGCTTCAAGATTTGGAAATAATCTCCAGAAAGAAAAAGCTATTGGTAATATTCTTTCATATTATTATGATATAAATGGCAACTTTATAACTGGTGATGATGATTTTTCGATTGAAATTCCTTTAGAAGATTTAAGAAAAATTGAACATGTGATAGGTATTTGTTCTTCAAAAACAAGTAAGGATGCTGTTATTGGAGCTTTAAAAACAGGTATTATAACGCATCTGGTAATAGATGAAAGCACAGCTAAGGAGATAATATAA
- a CDS encoding putative RNA polymerase sigma-H factor has protein sequence MDNKKIKDAKNGDDKAFIEIFQSLKRIILYRTKKYFFYGGDKDDVMQEAMIGLFKAINAYDENKTASFKTFALLCIKRHLITTLKNSNSRKNKILNMAVSLQAEGEGEPNITYTHQSFIFHSPEELCLGKEKMEYVNKYLKIHLSPMENEIFEYLIAEMTYIEIAEITGRDVKSIDNCIQRIKKKLKNFMLDY, from the coding sequence ATGGACAACAAAAAAATTAAAGATGCTAAAAATGGTGATGACAAAGCTTTTATTGAAATTTTTCAAAGTTTAAAAAGAATTATTCTTTATAGAACTAAAAAATACTTCTTTTATGGCGGAGATAAAGATGATGTAATGCAGGAAGCCATGATTGGACTTTTTAAGGCTATTAATGCCTATGATGAAAATAAAACTGCTTCCTTTAAAACTTTTGCATTGTTATGTATAAAACGTCATCTGATAACCACTTTAAAAAATTCCAATTCCAGAAAAAATAAAATACTTAATATGGCTGTTTCTCTGCAAGCAGAAGGTGAAGGTGAACCTAATATAACATATACTCATCAATCTTTTATATTTCACTCCCCAGAAGAATTATGTCTTGGAAAAGAAAAAATGGAATATGTTAATAAATATTTAAAAATCCATTTAAGCCCAATGGAAAATGAAATTTTTGAATATCTCATTGCTGAAATGACATACATTGAAATAGCAGAAATCACTGGGAGAGACGTTAAATCAATAGATAATTGTATCCAAAGAATAAAGAAAAAATTAAAAAATTTCATGCTTGACTATTAA
- a CDS encoding putative transposase produces MFFFYDRDLLTKLAYAVNDVFKYQFHNIKAKNQRIHKISKYSSKYFTNSDIIHYGLITVIHTFGRDLKWNPHIHAIVTLGGFNKNFQFLEKKYFHVNSIAGQWKKMVIDIVKSGNYHKPEIKAKAYAAANYLYRKNTRFFFNVAKNDLNNNIYAIKYIGRYLSRAPIAEYKIIDFYDNKVTFYYESLADDKQRIELTLDVETFLSKLIIHIPPKHFKMIRRFGIYSRNIKSELKNIMKFMRKYVSKYSNFTFYQLEIWKAFGVNPFYCFKCNARMKVKKISYFNIHTGSICWKEYR; encoded by the coding sequence ATGTTTTTCTTCTATGATAGAGACCTTTTAACTAAGCTTGCTTATGCTGTTAATGATGTTTTTAAATATCAATTTCATAACATTAAAGCAAAAAATCAAAGAATTCATAAAATTTCAAAATATTCCTCTAAATACTTTACTAACTCAGATATCATTCATTATGGATTGATTACTGTTATTCATACCTTTGGGCGCGATCTTAAATGGAACCCTCATATTCATGCTATTGTTACTTTAGGTGGATTCAATAAAAACTTCCAATTTCTTGAAAAAAAATATTTTCATGTCAATTCCATTGCTGGACAATGGAAAAAAATGGTTATTGATATTGTTAAATCTGGAAATTATCACAAGCCTGAAATTAAAGCTAAAGCTTATGCTGCTGCTAACTACCTTTATCGCAAAAATACAAGATTCTTTTTCAATGTTGCAAAAAATGATTTAAATAATAATATTTATGCAATTAAATATATTGGCAGATATCTGTCAAGAGCTCCTATCGCAGAATATAAAATTATTGATTTCTATGATAATAAGGTTACTTTCTATTATGAAAGTCTTGCTGATGATAAACAAAGAATTGAGCTTACTTTAGATGTGGAAACATTTCTTTCTAAATTAATTATTCACATTCCCCCTAAACATTTCAAAATGATTAGGCGCTTTGGAATCTATTCTAGAAATATTAAATCAGAACTTAAAAACATCATGAAATTCATGAGAAAATATGTCTCTAAATATTCCAATTTTACTTTTTATCAACTTGAAATATGGAAAGCTTTTGGAGTAAATCCTTTTTATTGTTTTAAATGTAATGCCAGAATGAAAGTTAAAAAAATATCATATTTTAATATACATACAGGCTCCATTTGCTGGAAAGAATATCGCTAA
- a CDS encoding putative transposase, translating into MQKPTNNNIFFQLNQPKLFNFLQYEISDNDPVRKLSSILEGLDFSSLMQVFSYKTKVHPIRMFSIIVYAYSRNLTSTRDIEMACHENIKFRFLLQNSKIPVHSTISRFLAKTEDILPDLFEQFIEKIFEMEDISTETIYIDGTKIEAYANKYSFVWKKSIEKYRDRLDEKILELISNFNDDFNLQYDNFLEIYSYLSNLNFQIVKGRGKRKSKEQKYLELCAEYLEKYQKYSNHFKNLNGRNSYSKTDIDATFMRMKDDHMRNGQLKPGYNLQIGVISEYISSYEIFSNPSDSKTLIPFLEKISSQNLEIKNIVADAGYESISNYEYLEKMDYTSYIKPIYFEKSKIRKFKNDLNRVENLIYNHSENKLFRKDGLELEFLYSNKNNTVQYFWNPETNKKIKYNARFRILSNKSKENVSSNYGKQLRMNRSIQVEGAFAVLKEDMKLRKLKVRSKKSVLREICLFCIAYNFNRYLSRNINNRLGTTLHSLKVA; encoded by the coding sequence ATGCAAAAACCAACTAATAATAACATTTTTTTTCAATTAAATCAACCTAAACTTTTTAACTTTTTACAATATGAAATTTCTGATAATGATCCTGTAAGAAAACTTAGCTCAATATTGGAGGGATTAGATTTTAGTAGTTTAATGCAAGTATTTTCTTACAAAACAAAGGTACATCCTATCAGAATGTTTTCTATCATTGTTTATGCCTATTCGCGCAATTTAACTTCTACTAGAGATATAGAAATGGCTTGCCATGAAAATATTAAATTTAGGTTTCTTTTACAAAATTCTAAAATTCCTGTTCACTCTACTATTTCTAGATTTTTAGCAAAAACTGAAGATATTCTTCCAGATCTATTTGAACAATTCATTGAAAAAATTTTTGAAATGGAAGATATTTCTACTGAAACAATATATATTGATGGTACTAAAATTGAAGCATATGCTAATAAATATTCATTTGTTTGGAAAAAATCTATTGAGAAATACAGAGATAGATTAGATGAAAAAATTCTTGAACTAATTTCAAATTTTAATGATGATTTCAACTTACAATATGACAACTTCCTTGAAATATATTCATATCTTTCTAATTTGAATTTTCAAATAGTCAAAGGTAGAGGAAAGCGAAAATCTAAAGAACAAAAATATTTAGAATTATGCGCAGAATACTTAGAAAAGTATCAAAAATATTCTAATCATTTTAAAAATCTTAATGGTAGAAATAGCTATTCAAAAACTGATATAGATGCTACTTTTATGAGAATGAAAGATGACCATATGAGAAATGGTCAATTAAAACCTGGATATAATCTACAAATAGGAGTGATTAGTGAATATATTTCTTCATATGAAATTTTTTCTAACCCTTCTGATTCTAAAACTTTGATTCCATTTTTAGAGAAAATTTCATCTCAAAATTTAGAAATTAAAAATATTGTAGCTGATGCAGGATATGAAAGCATTTCAAATTATGAATATTTGGAAAAAATGGACTATACTTCATACATAAAACCAATATATTTTGAAAAATCTAAAATCAGAAAGTTTAAAAATGATTTAAACAGAGTAGAAAATTTAATATATAATCATTCTGAAAATAAACTATTTAGAAAAGATGGATTAGAATTAGAATTTCTATACTCTAACAAAAATAATACAGTTCAATATTTTTGGAATCCTGAAACTAACAAAAAAATTAAGTACAATGCGAGATTTAGAATTTTATCAAATAAATCAAAAGAGAATGTATCAAGCAATTATGGAAAACAATTAAGAATGAACAGAAGTATTCAAGTAGAAGGTGCTTTTGCAGTTTTGAAAGAAGATATGAAATTGCGAAAATTAAAAGTTCGAAGTAAAAAAAGTGTTTTAAGAGAAATATGTTTGTTTTGTATCGCTTACAACTTCAACAGATATCTAAGCAGAAATATAAATAATCGCTTAGGAACAACACTTCACTCATTAAAAGTAGCTTAG
- a CDS encoding putative transposase: MFFFYDRDLLTKLAYAVNDVFKYQFHNIKAKNQRIHKISKYSSKYFTNSDIIHYGLITVIHTFGRDLKWNPHIHAIVTLGGFNKNYQFLEKKYFHVNSIAGQWKKMVIDIVKSGNYDKPEIKAKAYAAANYLYRKNTRFFFNVAKNDLNNNIYAIKYIGRYLSRAPIAEYKIIDFYDNKVTFYYESLADDKQRIELTLDAETFLSKLIIHIPPKHFKMIRRFGIYSRNIKSELKNIMKFMRKYVSKYSNSTFYQLEIWNAFGVNPFYCFKCNARMKIKKISYFNIHTGSICWKEYR, translated from the coding sequence ATGTTTTTCTTCTATGATAGAGACCTTTTAACTAAGCTTGCTTATGCTGTTAATGATGTTTTTAAATATCAATTTCATAACATTAAAGCAAAAAATCAAAGAATTCATAAAATTTCAAAATATTCCTCTAAATACTTTACTAACTCAGATATCATTCATTATGGATTGATTACTGTTATTCATACCTTTGGGCGCGATCTTAAATGGAACCCTCATATTCATGCTATTGTTACTTTAGGTGGATTCAATAAAAACTACCAATTTCTTGAAAAAAAATATTTTCATGTCAATTCCATTGCTGGACAATGGAAAAAAATGGTTATTGATATTGTTAAATCTGGAAATTATGACAAGCCTGAAATTAAAGCTAAAGCTTATGCTGCTGCTAACTACCTTTATCGCAAAAATACAAGATTCTTTTTCAATGTTGCAAAAAATGATTTAAATAATAATATTTATGCAATTAAATATATTGGCAGATATCTGTCAAGAGCTCCCATCGCAGAATATAAAATTATTGATTTCTATGATAATAAGGTTACTTTCTATTATGAAAGTCTTGCTGATGATAAACAAAGAATTGAGCTTACTTTAGATGCGGAAACATTTCTTTCCAAATTAATTATTCACATTCCCCCTAAACATTTCAAAATGATTAGGCGCTTTGGAATCTATTCTAGAAATATTAAATCAGAACTTAAAAATATCATGAAATTCATGAGAAAATATGTCTCTAAATATTCCAATTCTACTTTTTATCAACTTGAAATATGGAACGCTTTTGGAGTAAATCCTTTTTATTGTTTTAAATGTAATGCCAGAATGAAAATTAAAAAAATATCATATTTTAATATACATACAGGCTCCATTTGCTGGAAAGAATATCGCTAA
- a CDS encoding putative transposase — MFFFYDRDLLTKLAYAVNDVFKYQFHNIKAKNQRIHKISKYSSKYFTNSDIIHYGLITVIHTFGRDLKWNPHIHAIVTLGGFNKNFQFLEKKYFHVNSIAGQWKKMVIDIVKSGNYDKPEIKAKAYAAANYLYRKNTRFFFNVAKNDLNNNIYAIKYIGRYLSRAPIAEYKIVDFYDNKVTFYYESLADDKQRIELTLDVETFLSKLIIHIPPKHFKMIRRFGIYSRNIKSELKNIMKFMRKYVSKYSNSTFYQLEIWNAFGVNPFYCFKCNARMKVKKISYFNIHTGSICWKEYR; from the coding sequence ATGTTTTTCTTCTATGATAGAGACCTTTTAACTAAGCTTGCTTATGCTGTTAATGATGTTTTTAAATATCAATTTCATAACATTAAAGCAAAAAATCAAAGAATTCATAAAATTTCAAAATATTCCTCTAAATACTTTACTAACTCAGATATCATTCATTATGGATTGATTACTGTTATTCATACCTTTGGGCGCGATCTTAAATGGAACCCTCATATTCATGCTATTGTTACTTTAGGTGGATTCAATAAAAACTTCCAATTTCTTGAAAAAAAATATTTTCATGTCAATTCCATTGCTGGACAATGGAAAAAAATGGTTATTGATATTGTTAAATCTGGAAATTATGACAAGCCTGAAATTAAAGCTAAAGCTTATGCTGCTGCTAACTACCTTTATCGCAAAAATACAAGATTCTTTTTCAATGTTGCAAAAAATGATTTAAATAATAATATTTATGCAATTAAATATATTGGCAGATATCTGTCAAGAGCTCCTATCGCAGAATATAAAATTGTTGATTTCTATGATAATAAGGTTACTTTCTATTATGAAAGTCTTGCTGATGATAAACAAAGAATTGAGCTTACTTTAGATGTGGAAACATTTCTTTCCAAATTAATTATTCACATTCCCCCTAAACATTTCAAAATGATTAGGCGCTTTGGAATCTATTCTAGAAATATTAAATCAGAACTTAAAAACATCATGAAATTCATGAGAAAATATGTCTCTAAATATTCCAATTCTACTTTTTATCAACTTGAAATATGGAACGCTTTTGGAGTAAATCCTTTTTATTGTTTTAAATGTAATGCCAGAATGAAAGTTAAAAAAATATCATATTTTAATATACATACAGGCTCCATTTGCTGGAAAGAATATCGCTAA
- a CDS encoding putative transposase — protein MQVFSYKTKVHPIRMFSIIVYAYSRNLTSTRDIEMACRENIKFRFLLQNSKIPVHSTISRFLAKTEDILPDLFEQFIEKIFEMEDISTETIYIDGTKIEAYANKYSFVWKKSIEKYRDRLDEKILELISNFNDDFNLQYDNFLEIYSYLSNLNFQIVKGRGKRKSKEQKYLELCAEYLEKYQKYSNHFKNLNGRNSYSKTDIDATFMRMKDDHMRNGQLKPGYNLQIGVISEYISSYEIFSNPSDSKTLIPFLEKISSQNLEIKNIVADAGYESISNYEYLEKMDYTSYIKPIYFEKSKIRKFKNDLNRVENLIYNHSENKLFRKDGLELEFLYSNKNNTVQYFWNPETNKKIKYNARFRILSNKSKENVSSNYGKQLRMNRSIQVEGAFAVLKEDMKLRKLKVRSKKSVLREICLFCIAYNFNRYLSRNINNRLGTTLHSLKVA, from the coding sequence ATGCAAGTATTTTCTTACAAAACAAAGGTACATCCTATCAGAATGTTTTCTATCATTGTTTATGCCTATTCGCGCAATTTAACTTCTACTAGAGATATAGAAATGGCTTGCCGTGAAAATATTAAATTCAGGTTTCTTTTACAAAATTCTAAAATTCCTGTTCATTCTACTATTTCTAGATTTTTAGCAAAAACTGAAGATATTCTTCCAGATCTATTTGAACAATTCATTGAAAAAATTTTTGAAATGGAAGATATTTCTACTGAAACAATATATATTGATGGTACTAAAATTGAAGCATATGCTAATAAATATTCATTTGTTTGGAAAAAATCTATTGAGAAATACAGAGATAGATTAGATGAAAAAATTCTTGAACTAATTTCAAATTTTAATGATGATTTCAACTTACAATATGACAACTTCCTTGAAATATATTCGTATCTTTCTAATTTGAATTTTCAAATAGTCAAAGGCAGAGGAAAGCGAAAATCTAAAGAACAAAAATATTTAGAATTATGCGCAGAATACTTAGAAAAGTATCAAAAATATTCTAATCATTTTAAAAATCTTAATGGTAGAAATAGCTATTCAAAAACTGATATAGATGCTACTTTTATGAGAATGAAAGATGACCATATGAGAAATGGTCAATTAAAACCTGGATATAATCTACAAATAGGAGTGATTAGTGAATATATTTCTTCATATGAAATTTTTTCTAACCCTTCTGATTCTAAAACTTTGATTCCATTTTTAGAGAAAATTTCATCTCAAAATTTAGAAATTAAAAATATTGTAGCTGATGCAGGATATGAAAGCATTTCAAATTATGAATATTTGGAAAAAATGGACTATACTTCATATATAAAACCAATATATTTTGAAAAATCTAAAATCAGAAAGTTTAAAAATGATTTAAACAGAGTAGAAAATTTAATATATAATCATTCTGAAAATAAACTATTTAGAAAAGATGGATTAGAATTAGAATTTCTATACTCTAACAAAAATAATACAGTTCAATATTTTTGGAATCCTGAAACTAACAAAAAAATTAAGTACAATGCGAGATTTAGAATTTTATCAAATAAATCAAAAGAGAATGTATCAAGCAATTATGGAAAACAATTAAGAATGAACAGAAGTATTCAAGTAGAAGGTGCTTTTGCAGTTTTGAAAGAAGATATGAAATTGCGAAAATTAAAAGTTCGAAGTAAAAAAAGTGTTTTAAGAGAAATATGTTTGTTTTGTATCGCTTACAACTTCAACAGATATCTAAGCAGAAATATAAATAATCGCTTAGGAACAACACTTCACTCATTAAAAGTAGCTTAG
- a CDS encoding NAD-dependent deacetylase, whose protein sequence is MDKIKELAEIIKSSKYVVVFSGAGASTDSGLRDFRGKNGLYNDRSYMGYEPEEILSHDFFFSHRDIFDRYLIEKLSINDIKPNAGHKAVAELEKMGKVKAVITQNIDDLHQAAGSKNVLELHGTLKKWYCLSCGYSDNRSFNCECGGIVRPQVTLYGEMLDEEVTSKAISEIEKADTLIIVGTSLTVYPAAYYLNYFSGKNLVILNETPTSQDGKAQLVIRDNFSKVMIETMNLLK, encoded by the coding sequence ATGGACAAAATAAAAGAATTAGCTGAAATAATAAAAAGTAGTAAATATGTAGTAGTATTTAGTGGAGCTGGAGCTTCAACTGATTCTGGTCTGCGTGATTTTCGTGGTAAAAATGGACTTTATAATGACAGAAGCTACATGGGGTATGAACCTGAAGAGATACTGAGCCATGATTTCTTTTTTTCACACAGGGATATTTTTGACAGATATCTTATAGAAAAATTATCAATAAATGATATAAAGCCTAATGCTGGACATAAAGCAGTAGCTGAATTAGAAAAGATGGGAAAAGTTAAAGCTGTTATCACACAGAATATAGATGATCTTCACCAAGCAGCAGGAAGTAAAAATGTTTTGGAACTTCATGGAACATTAAAAAAATGGTATTGTTTGTCATGTGGATACTCTGACAACAGATCGTTTAACTGTGAATGTGGTGGAATAGTAAGACCGCAGGTAACTCTTTATGGAGAAATGCTTGATGAGGAGGTTACATCTAAAGCTATAAGTGAAATAGAGAAAGCAGATACATTAATAATTGTTGGAACAAGTTTAACAGTTTACCCTGCAGCATATTATCTGAATTATTTTTCTGGAAAGAATCTGGTTATTTTAAATGAAACTCCTACTTCACAAGATGGGAAAGCACAACTTGTAATAAGAGATAATTTTTCTAAAGTCATGATTGAAACTATGAATTTATTAAAATAA
- a CDS encoding putative diketogulonate reductase, producing MYKLRNGVEIPEIAFGTWKITDPEVCRKSVKFALETGYRHIDTAMIYKNEEFVGEGIRESLDENKNIKREDLFITTKVWNSDQGYDSTLAAFELSLKKLSLDYVDLYLVHWPNTPNMKTTIDTWKALEKLYKEKKVRAIGVCNFEIHHFEELLPEAEIIPMIDQIELHPLNQQLKSRAYCKDKGIIVESWSPLMQGNLENDVIEKIGKAHGKTIAQVILKWHLQSGLLPLPKSVTPSRIKENKDLDFILSAEEMNTINALNKDERFATHPDNMSSGFEKLR from the coding sequence ATGTACAAATTAAGAAACGGTGTAGAAATACCAGAGATAGCTTTTGGAACTTGGAAAATAACTGATCCAGAAGTATGTAGAAAAAGTGTAAAATTTGCTTTGGAAACTGGGTACAGACATATAGACACTGCAATGATATATAAAAATGAAGAATTTGTTGGAGAGGGAATCAGAGAATCTTTAGATGAAAATAAAAACATAAAAAGAGAAGATCTTTTTATTACTACAAAAGTATGGAATTCAGATCAAGGATATGATTCTACCTTAGCTGCTTTTGAACTTTCTTTAAAAAAATTATCTCTTGATTATGTGGACCTTTATCTTGTTCACTGGCCTAACACACCCAATATGAAAACTACTATTGATACTTGGAAAGCTCTTGAAAAACTTTATAAAGAGAAAAAAGTAAGGGCTATTGGAGTATGTAATTTTGAAATTCACCACTTTGAAGAGCTGCTTCCAGAGGCAGAAATTATACCTATGATAGATCAGATAGAACTTCATCCATTAAATCAACAGTTAAAATCAAGAGCTTACTGTAAAGATAAAGGTATCATAGTTGAATCTTGGAGCCCATTAATGCAGGGAAATCTTGAAAATGATGTTATAGAAAAAATTGGAAAGGCACATGGAAAAACTATTGCCCAAGTTATTCTTAAATGGCATCTTCAATCTGGACTTCTTCCATTACCAAAATCTGTAACTCCATCTAGAATAAAAGAAAATAAAGATCTTGATTTTATTCTTTCGGCTGAAGAAATGAATACTATCAATGCTTTAAATAAAGATGAAAGATTTGCAACTCATCCAGACAATATGAGCTCTGGTTTTGAAAAATTAAGATAA